A region of Salinibacter sp. 10B DNA encodes the following proteins:
- a CDS encoding M48 family metalloprotease, producing the protein MHVSIGARKGLVSVWVLVLLVGGGTFGAASPVSLSEVLASDDVVVTVRQSNYVRKGPGSYHQVVVVVKKDTPLAVLEEKEGWIRVRLPDDRTGWISEASVRQGASQDTVTTEDIAQEWASTEATQTGVAAAVRGFQMHAEGLEDGSVEELMTYLHNTPTITEADWEHFRRPFRSADRADLDFGDLGVELTPYDPSVQERQVGMAVGTRLVSKGLVRTPRVQRYLTLLTEQLTADTPYHDWSFDVVVIEGEGPDAFACPGGMIFITEGLFTHFETEAQLAGLLAHEIAHIVRHHGMVERSEREVKRESEAAFAELEDATGEDDQKYEEVEEDLAVMMRKSYRRVVNDRLLKYETDADRIAAVLLAEAGYPAMGIVRAVEHIAVLRGSDPDLFDEDYLSTKNIRKRLNRLEQFVESNGGNEGEGLQLERRFQAYQAEFH; encoded by the coding sequence ATGCATGTCTCCATTGGAGCTCGGAAGGGACTCGTTTCTGTCTGGGTGCTTGTGCTTCTTGTAGGGGGAGGGACATTCGGAGCAGCAAGTCCCGTTTCGCTATCGGAGGTCCTTGCGTCCGACGACGTAGTCGTGACCGTTCGGCAGAGCAACTATGTTCGAAAGGGACCAGGCTCTTATCACCAAGTGGTAGTTGTGGTGAAGAAGGACACTCCGCTTGCGGTGTTGGAAGAGAAGGAGGGATGGATACGTGTTCGCCTCCCAGACGACCGGACCGGATGGATCTCGGAGGCGAGTGTGCGACAGGGGGCGTCGCAAGACACAGTGACGACGGAGGACATTGCACAGGAGTGGGCGAGCACGGAGGCTACGCAAACGGGAGTGGCGGCTGCCGTTCGAGGATTTCAGATGCACGCGGAAGGGCTGGAGGACGGTTCGGTCGAGGAGCTTATGACCTATCTTCACAATACCCCGACCATCACGGAAGCGGACTGGGAGCATTTTCGCCGTCCGTTTCGCAGTGCCGATCGGGCCGACCTCGACTTTGGAGACCTTGGTGTTGAGCTTACGCCTTATGATCCCTCCGTCCAAGAGCGGCAGGTCGGAATGGCCGTTGGGACGCGCCTTGTGAGCAAGGGATTGGTGCGGACTCCGCGTGTGCAGCGGTATTTGACGCTGCTTACGGAGCAACTCACGGCGGACACGCCGTACCACGATTGGAGCTTTGATGTGGTGGTTATCGAAGGAGAGGGACCTGATGCGTTTGCCTGTCCGGGCGGAATGATTTTCATCACCGAGGGGCTCTTTACGCACTTTGAGACAGAGGCTCAGCTTGCTGGACTTCTGGCGCACGAAATTGCGCATATCGTTCGGCACCACGGAATGGTGGAGCGGAGCGAACGGGAAGTGAAGCGGGAGTCCGAAGCGGCGTTTGCGGAGTTGGAGGACGCGACGGGAGAGGACGATCAGAAGTATGAGGAGGTCGAAGAGGATCTGGCCGTTATGATGCGGAAAAGCTATCGGCGCGTGGTGAACGATCGGCTTCTAAAATATGAGACCGATGCCGACCGTATTGCGGCGGTTCTCTTAGCAGAGGCGGGCTATCCGGCCATGGGCATTGTCCGGGCGGTCGAACACATTGCGGTCCTTCGAGGCAGTGACCCGGACTTGTTCGACGAAGACTACTTGTCGACAAAGAACATTCGCAAGCGCCTCAACAGACTGGAGCAGTTTGTGGAGTCGAATGGCGGAAACGAAGGCGAGGGGTTGCAACTCGAACGTCGGTTTCAGGCGTACCAGGCTGAATTTCACTGA
- a CDS encoding adenylate/guanylate cyclase domain-containing protein, producing MSRSAWKKLIDMTGEEWGRGVRAIGCAIGAFLFVAGLHAGGALQSFERTTLDARFRHLNRPAGVDTSIVLAAIDDASISRTRRQMKVGWPWPREYYGMLLEYFRKGGAQTVVFDILFPEPDFPRANVSARQSDQRFARALDSAGNVTLAVQLTESDTTTNPIEPRHLMDAGRERQFRLRSSQGALAPIPSFQDGAAALGAVNMEADGDGVVRRVPLAYQVRDSLLLPNLGVSALLTNREDEDAASVLSNFPVGPTGAFLLYWYGPGGVDGVFQDQYYSIQSLIVSAARMQIGTEPIVPPGRFEGKTIIVGGIAAGLHDHHSTPVGGEGDYPGMEIFATFLSNAFQGHFLRDFTGGWAYVFIFLFAFVGAGIVAVRPDRIGRAAVAIVGIGLLYVGGAAAAFYFLRWWIPVVAPGGALVAGFTASSAVSYAAEGRRRRELRSTFQRYVSPQVVDEVVQNPDALTLGGTEVGGTVFFSDIKGFTSVAEQLAPQEVVQRLNEYFGVATDVVLDRRAMVDKFIGDAIMAVFGAPVQDPDHPAQACLAALEMEAVLQEFYDQEAHPDRPPFQSRIGIHTGRIVVGNIGTQRRVDYTAIGDAVNVAARLEQANKQYGTRILISQSTYDEAQSAIEAREIDLLRVTGKETPIRIFEVVARKGALSPAQERCREIFEQGLSAYRRQRWARARRAFMNVLEIDPDDGPAAVYQQRVEERAGETLPSSWRGIHEMKVGK from the coding sequence ATGAGCAGATCGGCCTGGAAGAAGCTCATAGACATGACCGGGGAGGAGTGGGGCCGCGGTGTGCGCGCGATTGGTTGTGCGATTGGAGCGTTTCTTTTCGTGGCGGGCCTCCACGCCGGAGGAGCACTCCAATCCTTTGAGCGCACCACCCTGGATGCTCGGTTTCGTCACCTCAATCGACCTGCCGGGGTGGACACCTCCATCGTCCTCGCGGCCATTGATGACGCCAGTATCTCACGGACCCGGCGCCAAATGAAGGTGGGATGGCCCTGGCCCCGGGAGTACTACGGGATGCTTTTGGAGTATTTTCGCAAGGGGGGAGCCCAAACCGTAGTGTTCGATATTCTCTTCCCCGAACCGGATTTTCCGCGGGCCAACGTCAGTGCGCGCCAGTCGGACCAGCGGTTTGCACGAGCGCTCGATTCGGCGGGAAATGTCACGTTGGCCGTACAGCTTACCGAATCGGATACGACGACAAACCCCATTGAGCCGAGACACCTGATGGATGCAGGGAGGGAGAGGCAGTTTCGCCTTCGGTCCAGCCAAGGGGCTCTGGCGCCCATTCCGTCGTTTCAGGACGGAGCTGCAGCCCTCGGCGCTGTTAACATGGAGGCAGATGGTGACGGAGTCGTGCGTCGCGTGCCGCTTGCATACCAGGTTCGAGACAGTCTTCTCCTTCCGAATCTGGGCGTCTCGGCGTTGCTTACGAATCGCGAAGATGAGGACGCTGCGTCCGTTCTATCGAACTTTCCGGTGGGGCCCACTGGGGCCTTCTTGCTCTACTGGTACGGGCCGGGAGGAGTAGATGGGGTGTTTCAGGATCAGTATTATTCCATTCAATCCCTTATCGTCTCGGCTGCCCGGATGCAAATCGGGACTGAGCCCATTGTCCCTCCCGGGCGGTTTGAGGGAAAAACGATCATTGTCGGGGGCATCGCCGCTGGCCTTCATGATCATCATTCGACCCCGGTTGGGGGAGAGGGAGACTACCCGGGCATGGAGATTTTCGCCACCTTTCTGAGCAATGCCTTCCAGGGCCACTTCCTGCGGGATTTTACCGGCGGATGGGCATACGTATTTATTTTTCTCTTTGCCTTCGTGGGGGCAGGCATTGTTGCAGTTCGTCCTGATCGGATTGGTCGGGCGGCCGTCGCGATAGTTGGCATCGGTTTGTTGTACGTCGGGGGAGCGGCGGCGGCGTTCTACTTTCTTCGGTGGTGGATTCCGGTTGTGGCTCCCGGAGGGGCACTGGTAGCAGGCTTCACTGCCAGTTCGGCGGTGAGCTATGCCGCCGAAGGCCGACGTCGACGTGAATTGCGGTCGACGTTTCAGCGCTACGTGAGTCCCCAGGTTGTAGACGAAGTGGTGCAGAACCCGGATGCCTTGACTTTGGGGGGCACGGAGGTAGGGGGCACGGTCTTTTTCTCAGACATCAAGGGGTTTACCTCCGTTGCCGAGCAGTTAGCCCCTCAGGAGGTCGTACAGCGGCTCAATGAGTACTTCGGCGTGGCGACCGATGTGGTGCTGGATCGGCGTGCCATGGTGGATAAGTTTATCGGGGATGCGATCATGGCCGTCTTTGGGGCACCTGTGCAAGATCCCGATCATCCCGCCCAGGCGTGCCTGGCGGCGCTCGAGATGGAAGCCGTGCTCCAAGAGTTTTACGATCAGGAAGCGCACCCCGATCGGCCGCCGTTTCAATCCCGGATTGGGATTCATACCGGTCGCATCGTTGTGGGCAATATCGGGACCCAGCGACGGGTGGATTACACGGCGATTGGGGACGCCGTGAACGTAGCGGCGCGCCTGGAGCAGGCCAACAAGCAATACGGCACTCGTATTCTTATCAGTCAAAGTACGTACGACGAGGCCCAATCCGCCATCGAAGCCCGAGAAATTGATCTGCTTCGGGTTACGGGGAAAGAGACCCCCATTCGCATCTTCGAGGTGGTGGCCCGCAAAGGAGCACTTAGCCCGGCGCAGGAGCGATGCCGGGAGATCTTTGAGCAGGGCCTGTCGGCTTATCGGCGCCAGCGCTGGGCTCGCGCCCGTCGGGCCTTCATGAATGTTCTTGAGATCGATCCCGACGACGGACCAGCCGCCGTGTATCAGCAACGCGTCGAGGAGCGAGCCGGAGAGACCTTGCCGTCAAGCTGGAGAGGGATTCACGAAATGAAGGTCGGGAAGTAA
- a CDS encoding helix-turn-helix transcriptional regulator — MVDEPTAAKRFSKDLRQIREERDISIDEVHSKTRIARTLIESFEKGHLYDHESYNRVYLRSFVKAYAEAVDISVQQALDGLKDALDGTYDGRLAEEFIRRPRASDEGPQREADSGASPDESEETEEFSNVPSAGGPDGRGGIVGPPRAVGDDDSEASDAEAASAEEGEESEAEVDVEEADPDPDNDQEPSQPEHSPSPSSSSTVDDGTDTDEERRSDADGDNPSWLEDEGSDEDAPSPSFPQQDSAAEPDVEAPSAGMGEGGVIGEPTPLGSSSEEEGTTGARSQEVRPSRQQRSSGSASWNPFSGHQEREMYLAAAGIAIVAVVLVGLAFLFFSSEEPVPESTSPANEDTTEAAASAPDTAATQPERPPPANLTLGETLHLTVRATANVSNLRVQRDDDLRRPYWIEDGEANVFPFERQVTLQNELDDIDLFLEGYPYPMPNDTTGGIEITRSQAEAFADTLRGAPPSLSAVPDTIPVGAPAE; from the coding sequence ATGGTTGATGAGCCCACCGCCGCGAAGCGCTTTTCTAAGGATCTACGGCAAATCCGTGAAGAGCGCGACATCTCCATCGACGAGGTGCATAGCAAAACGCGCATCGCTCGTACGTTGATCGAGTCGTTCGAGAAGGGACACCTCTACGACCACGAGAGCTACAACCGCGTGTATCTGCGGTCCTTCGTGAAGGCGTATGCCGAAGCAGTTGACATTTCCGTTCAGCAGGCACTGGACGGCTTGAAAGACGCCTTGGACGGAACGTACGACGGCCGGCTCGCAGAGGAGTTTATACGCCGTCCGCGAGCATCCGACGAGGGCCCTCAGCGCGAAGCCGACTCCGGAGCCAGTCCGGACGAGTCCGAAGAGACGGAGGAGTTTTCGAATGTACCGTCGGCCGGTGGACCTGACGGGCGCGGCGGAATTGTTGGTCCCCCGCGAGCAGTAGGGGATGACGACTCAGAGGCATCGGACGCTGAGGCTGCGTCTGCTGAGGAGGGAGAGGAATCCGAAGCGGAGGTGGATGTCGAGGAGGCGGACCCGGACCCCGACAATGATCAAGAGCCATCGCAGCCTGAGCATTCTCCGTCTCCGTCGTCTTCCTCCACGGTGGATGACGGCACTGACACAGATGAAGAGCGCCGGTCGGATGCTGACGGTGATAATCCATCCTGGCTTGAAGATGAGGGGTCGGATGAGGACGCGCCGTCTCCGTCGTTTCCCCAGCAGGATTCGGCTGCCGAGCCGGATGTCGAGGCCCCTTCGGCAGGCATGGGAGAGGGAGGAGTTATAGGCGAACCTACACCCCTAGGCAGTTCGTCAGAGGAGGAAGGAACGACGGGGGCTCGTTCTCAAGAGGTCCGTCCGTCGAGACAGCAGCGGTCCTCAGGGTCTGCGTCCTGGAATCCGTTCTCGGGGCATCAGGAACGGGAGATGTATCTGGCGGCGGCTGGGATCGCCATAGTTGCTGTCGTGCTGGTCGGACTTGCGTTTCTGTTTTTCTCTTCGGAGGAACCGGTGCCCGAGTCGACGTCTCCAGCGAACGAGGACACGACCGAAGCGGCCGCTTCTGCTCCCGATACAGCTGCGACGCAGCCCGAGCGTCCGCCTCCGGCCAATCTTACACTTGGAGAGACGCTTCATCTCACGGTGCGAGCTACCGCAAATGTAAGCAATCTCCGAGTCCAGCGAGACGACGACCTGCGGCGCCCCTATTGGATTGAAGATGGAGAGGCCAATGTTTTCCCCTTCGAACGTCAAGTGACCCTCCAGAACGAACTGGATGACATCGATTTGTTTCTGGAGGGCTATCCGTACCCGATGCCCAACGACACGACGGGAGGCATCGAAATCACCCGATCACAGGCGGAAGCGTTTGCTGACACCCTCAGAGGCGCTCCTCCGTCTCTTTCGGCTGTACCGGATACGATTCCTGTCGGCGCTCCTGCAGAATAA